ACCCGCCCAGTCTGGCGGCGTTTCTGAACGACTACTACCGTGAGAAGGGCGTTACGCTGTTGCCGGGCGAGACGGTGGCGGGCATCACAAAGGCCGGCGCAACGAGCACGGTGACGACCGGCAACGGCACGGCGCTGACGGCGGATGCAGTGATCGCCGGTATCGGCATCCAGCCGGAGATCGGCCTGGCGAAGACCCTGGGTCTCGAGGTGGACAACGGCATCCGGGTCGATGCGTTCCTGCGCACGTCCCGTCCCGATATCTATGCCGCCGGCGACGTCGCCAATGTGTACAGCCCCATACTCGATATGCGGCGGCGGGTCGAGCACGAGGACAATGCCAATACCATGGGCGCGATGGCGGGTCGCAACATGGCCGGACGTACCGACCAGTATGAGCACCTGCCGTATTTCTATTCCGACCTGTTCGATCTCGGCTACGAGGCGGTGGGCGAGTTCGGCAGCGACATGGAGATCGTCGAGGACTGGCAGGAGCCGTTCCGCAAGGGCGTCGTCTATTACCTGCGGGACGGACAGGTGCGCGGGGTGCTGCTGTGGAATACCTGGGATCAGGTCGCCGCGGCGCGGGAACTGATCGCCGGGCGCGAGACGCTGAGTCCGCAGGCACTCAAGGGACGTATCCCGGGCTGAGCACGTCGCGGGTGTACGGCTGTGGCTGCGTAGATGCGCGGCCAGTCTGGTCGCCTGCCCGGCAGCCTGCGGGGGCCCGCCTGAGGAGAGGTCGTGGCGCGATACCGATTCATGCTGGAACCGCGGCCGCCCTTCCGGCTGGATCTGACGGTATGGGCGCTGCGCCGTCAGCCCCACAATCTCGTGGATCGGTGGGATGGTCACAGCTACCGTCGCGTCCTGCCGGTCGGCGCCACCGCGGCCGGGATCGAAGTCACGCAGCGGGGATCGCCAGAAACGCCGCAGCTGCTCGTGCGGGTCGAGACCGGGCACGGCGCGGGTGACGTCAAGTCGAGCGTGACGGCGGCGTTGCAGCGTC
This sequence is a window from Gammaproteobacteria bacterium. Protein-coding genes within it:
- a CDS encoding NAD(P)/FAD-dependent oxidoreductase — encoded protein: PYDRPPLSKKLWAGKPLESIWRKTDAAGVDLRLETRALNGDPTAHRVSDSRGDVHVYEKLLLATGGVPRHLPFAADDVIYYRTLDDYQRVRALCDRKARFVVIGGGFIGSEIAAALASNGCAVSMVFPDAGIGARIYPPSLAAFLNDYYREKGVTLLPGETVAGITKAGATSTVTTGNGTALTADAVIAGIGIQPEIGLAKTLGLEVDNGIRVDAFLRTSRPDIYAAGDVANVYSPILDMRRRVEHEDNANTMGAMAGRNMAGRTDQYEHLPYFYSDLFDLGYEAVGEFGSDMEIVEDWQEPFRKGVVYYLRDGQVRGVLLWNTWDQVAAARELIAGRETLSPQALKGRIPG